GTCGCGGATGGCCGCCAGCAGCAGGCCCTTGGCGTCGTACGGCGTGCTGGGCATGACGACCTTGAGACCCACGTGGTGGCTGTAGATCGCCTCGGGGCTGTCGCTGTGCAGCTCGGGCGCGTGGATGCCGCCGCCAACCGGCACGCGCACGGTCATGGGCACCGTCACGGCGCCACGCGTCCGCGTGCGCATGCGCCCGGCGTGGTGCACGATCTGGTCGTACGCCGGCCCGAGGAAGCCCTCGAACTGGATCTCGGGAACGGGCCGCATGCCGTTGATGGCAAGGCCGATCGAGGTTCCGAGGATGCCCGATTCGGCCAGCGGCGTGTCGACGACGCGGTCCTCCCCGAAGCGCTTCTGCAGGCCGTCGGTCACGCGGAAGACGCCGCCGTTGAGGCCGACGTCTTCGCCCAAGATCATGACGCGATCGTCGCGCTCCATCTCCTGGGCGAGGGCGAGGTTGATGGCCTGGACGAGGTTGAGTTCAGCCATGGTCGATAGTTCCTTCGTCGTCTCTTAGTGCGCCGCGCGAGCGCCAAGCCCGGCCTGCTCGGGGTCCTGGCCCAGCGAAGTGGTCCGCATCGTGTCACGCTGCACGCGCAGGCTCTCGGGGAGTTCCTCGAACGTGTAGTCGAAGATGTCGGTGATGTCGGGCTTGGGCATCTCCTCGGCGGTCTTGACCACCTCCTGCACGATGGCCTTGGCCTTGGCCTCGAGCGCCTCCTGCTGCTCGTCGGTCCACAGGTCCTTGCTCTCGAGATATTTGCGCAGGCGAATCAGTGGGTCCTTGGCCTTCCACGCGTCCAGGTCCTTGGGGTCGCGGTACCTCGATGCATCGTCGGCGGTGGTGTGGTCGGCCAGGCGATACGTGACGGCTTCGATGAACGACGGCCCCTCGCCCTTGCGGGCCCGCTCGTGGGCCTGGCGCGTGGCGGCATACATGGCGAACAGGTCGTTGCCGTCGACCTGGATCGTCGGCATGCCGTAGGCCAGCGCCTTCTGGGCAAAGGTCTCCGAGGCCGTCTGCTTCTCGCGAGGCACGCTGATGGCCCACGAGTTGTTCTGGCAGATGAAGATGCACGGGACCTTCAGGACGCCCGCGAAGTTGGCCGCCTCGTGGAAGTCGCCCTCGCTCGTCGCGCCGTCGCCGAAGTAGGTCAGCGCGACGCTGTCTTCCTTGCGGATCTTGGCGGCCCAGGCGATGCCCGTGGCGTGCAGCATGTGGGTGCCGATGGGCACGCTCAGCGGGGTGATCTTCACGCCCTCGGGAATCTTGCTGCCCCGCTCGTCGCCCATCCAATAGGTCAACACGTAGTGCATGGGCAGCCCATGCATGAAGAGCGCTGCGTTCTCGCGGTAGGCCGAGACCAGCCAATCCTGGCCCTTGCGGGCGGCCAGGGCGCTGCCGATGGCGACGGCCTCCTGGCCCTTGTTCTGGGGGAACGTGCCCATGCGGCCGGAGCGTTGCAGCTTGAAGGCCACCTCGTCGTACTGGCGGCAGATGGTCATGTGCTCGTAGGACTGCTGGACCTGCTCGTCGCTGAGCAGGTGCTTGCCCTGCTCCTTGGCGAGCTTGGCGTCGAGCTTGCCGTTCTCGTCGAGGATCTGCAGGTGCTCGATCTGGGTCTTGTAGGCGACCTTGCGGGGCATGGGGCCTCCCTCTCGCAGGTGGGGCGGTCAATACGGACGATGGGCCGGGCGCACCATAGCCGTCGGCCCGGGATCGGGTCGGCGGCACGGTTCGTGCTCCGC
This is a stretch of genomic DNA from Phycisphaerales bacterium. It encodes these proteins:
- a CDS encoding alpha-ketoacid dehydrogenase subunit beta, which translates into the protein MAELNLVQAINLALAQEMERDDRVMILGEDVGLNGGVFRVTDGLQKRFGEDRVVDTPLAESGILGTSIGLAINGMRPVPEIQFEGFLGPAYDQIVHHAGRMRTRTRGAVTVPMTVRVPVGGGIHAPELHSDSPEAIYSHHVGLKVVMPSTPYDAKGLLLAAIRDPDPVMFFEPKRVYRSYKEEVPEDDYTVEIGKAKIVSEGDDVTVITWGATVFQALAALDELPEDVSVELIDMRTIYPMDEDTIVESVMKTGRCVIAHEAARTAGMGAEIATILQEKCFLHLEAPVQRVTGFDTVMPYYKLENHYLPEAPRIKEAIEQVLAY
- the pdhA gene encoding pyruvate dehydrogenase (acetyl-transferring) E1 component subunit alpha → MPRKVAYKTQIEHLQILDENGKLDAKLAKEQGKHLLSDEQVQQSYEHMTICRQYDEVAFKLQRSGRMGTFPQNKGQEAVAIGSALAARKGQDWLVSAYRENAALFMHGLPMHYVLTYWMGDERGSKIPEGVKITPLSVPIGTHMLHATGIAWAAKIRKEDSVALTYFGDGATSEGDFHEAANFAGVLKVPCIFICQNNSWAISVPREKQTASETFAQKALAYGMPTIQVDGNDLFAMYAATRQAHERARKGEGPSFIEAVTYRLADHTTADDASRYRDPKDLDAWKAKDPLIRLRKYLESKDLWTDEQQEALEAKAKAIVQEVVKTAEEMPKPDITDIFDYTFEELPESLRVQRDTMRTTSLGQDPEQAGLGARAAH